The Ancylothrix sp. D3o genome segment TTTAATAGGCGATGATATGCAGGTCATTGGGCAAGTTCAAAATCGGTTAAAACCAGGAAACCGGCTTTATGTTTTTGGCGTTGGCCCTGCATCTAATCGGTTTATTCTTAATCGTTTGGCAGAGATTGGACGCGGTAAGGTGGAAATTTTGCCACCAGAAGAACCGGCCCAAAAAGTGGCAGCTAAGTTTTTCCGAGATTTGAATAATCCGGTATTGACAAATATTGAGGTTAGTTGGGTTGGCGAGGGTAAAGAACCGATTGTTTATCCTTTACAATCGGCAGATTTATTTGCTAATCAACCGCTGGTTTTATTTGGCAAAAAAGAAGACCGCAAAAATGGGGAATTAAAAATCACTGGTACAATGGCGGGGGGACAGCGGTATGAAAAAGTTTTGAATGTGAATTTTGACCAGGTTACAGGTAATTCTGGGATTGCTCAATTGTGGGGACGTGCGAGAATTAAGGAGTTGATGAATCAAATTTATAGCCGTGAAACTCCGACGTTGGTTAAGATGGTGACGGATACAGCATTGCAGTATCGTTTGATGTCAAATTATACGGCGTTTGTGGCGGTTTCTGAGGAGGTTCGTGTTGATCCAAAAAATGCTAAACTTAAGCAACAAGTGCCGGTGAATTTACCGCAAGGAATGCCAGCCCAACCGATGCCTATGTATGGTGGGAGTGTCGGTGCTGTTCCTGAAGGCAGTTCAATTTTGACAAATATTTTAGTGGTTTTGATGTTGGGTGTTTATTGGGTTTATAAACGCCGGTTGGGGGTGAAAAGTATAAACCCCAAAGGCACAAATATGTCGGCAGATGAATAGGATAGTTTTTAGGTTGTTGTAAAATCTGTGAGAATTAGTTTCGGGGTGCGTTTGGCGATGCACCCTCCTTTATTTTAAATAAACTTATTTCATCAATTTTGCTTATAAAAACTAACTGTATTTTTCGGTTTTGATTTGGCAGTGATGCCAGTAATTCTTCCGAAGGATTGTAGAGGAAAACATCACTAAAATTATGGTAAATTAGCGGCATTTTTGGTTCAATGATAAGACTAAGCTTAACTTTTTCATCTAAAAGATAGCTTAAAGATAATAAGTTTCCCAAGTTTTGAAAGTTAATTAAGTTTAAGTCTTTTTCACTTATGAGGAGGGGTGCTTTAGTTTGATTGATAATTTTAGCAATATTATAATTATGATTACTATTATATTTAAACCACCACACGGGAGATTGAGAACTAATTGCACAAGAAATAATCCCCACAGATAGCATTGATCCTAAAGCAAAATTCCACAAAGCTTTTTTGTAAGAAAAAACTATTTTATTTGCTAAAAAATAAGCCATTGCTAACTGTAAACCCACATAGCAAGGAATTAGATAACGGCTAACAGTTGAACGCATACCGCCAAGCAATAAATCTGGGATGGCTAGGAGGATAAATGTGAGAATACTCAACAGCAAAATAAACTGCCAGATGCGGGGGGAAGAATGCCGGTATGTAAAATAAATTGAGTAACAGATAAAATAAAAGCCACCTAATAAAATAGCGATACCCATAAAATTAAAGCGAAAATCTCTGGAACTTGCAAAGTTAAAATCTAAAAAAGGTAGATTGAAATTTACTAACCAAAGTTTGAATAAAGCATTGTAATAACCAGGCATTATTTGAGTTTGCCAGTTGGTTTTATTTTGAACTTGTTCCCAGTGTAAAATTATCGGCAAAAACCAAGGCACTAAAGCCAAAAAACCTGCACACCAAACCACAGTAAAACGGGAAAAAGTTTTTGTCCACTTAAAATGTTCTTGAATGGCGGCATAAATTGCATGAATAACCACAACAAAAATAAAAAATAAATGGGTATAAAAACCAACCAATAGCGACATAAAATAATAGAAAAAGATCAAGACAGTTTGCCGTTTTATGGCATGGAGAAATGCCGCACAAGAAAAGATAATTGTCACCGTCCATAAACTATAGGGGCGTGCTTCTTGAGAGTAAAGCACATGAAACGGAGAAACCGCCATCAAAGCAATAGCTATCCAACTCACAAATGGTGCTAGAAATAACTCTTGACACAACCAATAGAGGGCGGGAAAAATTAACAGACTAATCACCGCTGATAAACTGCGAATTGTGACAATAGAACTGCCAAAAACCTGGGCCCAAAAGCGAGCAATGATAAAATAAAGAGGAGTAAGCTGCGGTTCTTCCGTTGCCACCCCCCGAATAGTATCTAAAACTGTTTTATCAGGGTTAATTTTTTGGTATTTTTGTAAAGTTTTAATGCCGATAATGCCTTTTTGGGAAACTTCTTCTACTAACTGCGTTTCCGTGTATCCTGAAATGCGTAAAGAGGTAAAACTTTCATCAATCCAGTAAACCTTACCCTCCAAATGAACAAAGCGAAAAAATATCCCTAAAACCAAAATAAGAACGAAAAAATATCGGTAGTTAGCAGATAATTTTTGCCAGTCGGTAAACAATTTCCTCATGCTATTTTGGTTAATCCAAATATTCAATTTTTTCCAATTGAGACGAGTAAAATTTCCACTGGCCGTTATATTTTTGGAGGTTACATCTGACAACACTTCTGTTATTTCTAAATTCTTGTGGCCCCCTAATTTTTCTGCCTGTAAGCGTCAGTCTTACTATAGCTTCATTTGCCGAAATTTTCAAAAACTCCGTTTTATTCACTTCAGTTTTGATATCAGCCGCCTTAAAAATTTGCTGCAATAAAGGCTCCATCTTATCCATCTCAGAAGAATTGGGATGATATGTATCCCTTATCCCTTGCAAATTTTCCTCATTAGTTGCTTTAAGCTGGCGATTAATTAATGCTTGAATCGCCTGCCGGTCTGTTTGCTGACTTTGTTTTGTAGATTGCGCCATCACCGGCCTAAAATTCACAGAACCCCCCAAAACCGCATCCCCAAAAGCCAAAAAAACAGCCAAAAAAACCAAACCCAAAACTCTCGTACCCTTGTAACTCATCATCCCCCAAATCCTCCTTATCAACAACCGCAGATGAGCAGAAAACATCTGCATTCATCTGCGTTTATCAGCGTTTATCTGCGGTTAAAAACTAATCAACCCCATCAATAGGAGCAAAACCCTGACGCTGAATATTCTCACTAACATGACGAGGCTCCAAAAATTGTAACAAATAATCAGGACCACCGGCCTTAGAACCAACCCCAGAAAGCTTAAACCCCCCAAAAGGTTGACGCGAAACAATCGCACCAGTAATCCCCCGATTAACATACAAATTCCCCACCTCAAACTCAGATTTCGCCTTCTCAATATGAGAAGGAGTGCGAGAATAGATACCACCCGTCAAAGCAAAATTCGTACCATTAGCCAGCGCGATAGCCTCATCAAAATTGTGGGCTTTCATCACCGATAAAACCGGCCCAAAAATCTCTTCCTGAGCAATCGTAGAAGTCCCAGAAACATCCTTAAAAATCACCGGCCCCACAAAATAACCATTTGCAGGAGTAGGCATTTCTAAAGCTAATTCCGCCTCTTGTTTCCCCTTCTCAATATACTCTTGAATCCGCTTTTGAGCATTAGCATCAATCACCGGCCCAACTTGCGTACTAGGCGACTCCGCAGCACCCACATTTAAAGAATTTGTCGCCTCAACCAAACGATGCACAAACGCATTATAAACCGGCTCCAACACAATTACTCGTGAACAAGCCGAGCATTTTTGACCACTGTAACCAAAAGCCGAATAAACCACCCCAGCAACAGCCTGATCTAAATCCGCCGACTCATCAACAATAATCGCATTTTTGCCACCCATTTCGGCAATAACCCGTTTCAAATGTTTTTGACCAGGTTGTAAAATAGCTGCATCTGCATAAATTTGACAGCCTACTTCTTGCGATCCGGTGAAAGTAATCATGTGAACATCAGGATGTTTCACCATATAAGAACCCACCGAAGAACCCTTACCTGGTACAAATTGAAAAACGCCTTTTGGAATGCCGGCTTCTATTAAAATTTCCGCAAATTTTGCCGCAATAACTGAAGAAACTTCAGCCGGTTTGAGCATCGTACAATTACCAGTAACCAGCGAAGCAACCGTCATCCCTACAGGAATTGCCAAAGGAAAATTCCAAGGCGAAATAATCAAAGAAATGCCGCGAGGTTGATAAGTATAACGGTTATTTTCCCCAGCCACATCATAATTATGACCTTGATCTAACCGTTCCATTTCATCTGCATAATATCGGCAAAAATCAATCGCCTCCGATACTTCTGCATCACATTCGCGGACAGGTTTACCAACTTCCAAAACCATCCAAGCGCAAAACTCTTGCCGGCGTTCTGTCATCAATTCCGCAGCTTTTCGCAAAACACCGGCCCGCTGACGCACAGGAGTCCGCCGCCACTGCGGAAAAGCATCTTTTGCAGCTTGAATTGCTGTTTGTGCTTGTTCCACAGACATTAAGCCAATGGTGCCAATAACTTCACTGGGATTAGAAGGATTGACAGAATTAACTTTTTGTGCTGTTTCCTGATAGCTTCCATTGATAAAAGGCAAATAAGTTTTCCCCAATTGTTGACGGACAATTTTTAAGGAAACTTCCGCTTCTTTTCGCAGCGACTCTTTGGCATAATCGCTATCGGCGCTATTAGGAAAATGTCGAGAAGTGTGATAAGTTTCTGCTGCATTTTCCGGGGACGGGGCTGATATTAATTCCTCGATAGGCCGGTCTTCCAAACTTTGCCGCAAAAACGAACTATTGGCGGTATTTTCTAATAGCCGGCGAATCAAATAAGCCATCCCCGGTAACAAATCACCATAAGGACAATACACCCTTACGCGATAACCGCGATCAACTAAAGCTTTTGCCAATTTATCACCCATACCATAAAGCACCTGCATTTCAAACCGGCGCCGGGGGATTTTCAAAGTTTCGGCAATGGCGATAGCTTTGGCTTGAGAACGCACGTTATGGCCGGCAATTCCTGCGTAGAGATATTGATGATTTTCTAGCAAAAGTTGCGTTAATTTCTCGAAATTTTCATCCGTTGCAGCCTTTTCATTAAACACCGGCTGCGGCCAATCTTTTTGAGCAGATTTAATCGTTTCCTGATCCCAATATGCCCCTTTTACCAAGCGAACTGTAACCGGAGTTCCGCGTTTTTTCGCCCACTCAATTAACCCCAACAAATCCTTTTCGCTATCTCGCAAATAAGCTTGCACAGTGACGCCAATATCGCTACGGTTGCGGAATTCCTCTTCCATAAGGATGTTTTTTAAGATAGCAAAAGTGATGTCTTTATAGACATATTGTTCCATATCAAAATGCACCGCTGCGCCAACTTCTTTAGCGTGGCGTAACAAAGTGCGGACTCGTTCGCTGACTCGTTTTTCGCTGCCGGTTGCATCCAGGGGGTCAAATTGCGAGTAAAATGCTGTTAGTTTAACAGAAACTTGTACGCGCTTAATTTGTTCGCCATCCGCCTCATCAATTTGAGAAACATTTCCCCATTTTTTAGAGGCTTCTGTTAGTTGCGTCATTAATTCTAAATAGCGGTCGAGGTAAGATTTTGCTTCCTCTTCTGTGATAACTGCTTCACCTAATAAGTCAATGGTGAACGCCATTTTTTCTTTGCGGAGACGTTCAACAGTTTTGATGACTTCTTTAATATTTTCACCGGCAATATATTTATGCGCCAATGTTTCTACAGCAGTTGAAACTGTTGTTGCTGCAACTTGTCCGGGGATCGAATCGCCGCCACTAAAACCAATTAAACTTTTTAAAGCTGAGGGAAGTTCGACTTGTTCAGTAGTTAAATATTCTTGCAAGTGATTTGCAATTTCTGCTTTACTGCGGAGGGCCGGTAGGCAATCAATAAAGCGGAACAATTGAACTCGCAAACCGGGGTTACTCATCGTCCACCCCAGCAGTTTATCATCCCAGCGCATTTGGTCTTGCAGTTGGGTGAAAAAAGAGCGTTTTTCTTTACTGGCGGCTAAAAGTTGTTTAGCGATCTCTTGGGTTTTGCTTTCGTAGGTATTATTAGACAATTGGGCGACCACAACTTTACACTCCTAATCTGGGAAGGTGAGATCCACTCAAGCACAATGCCGGTGGTCTTCTATTTCTTATTGTCACGATTTTTTGACAAACTGGGGGCTTAAGCGTTGATAATTTTTTGCGGCTTAAGGTGTCTTCCCCAACTTAAAACATTATCAGATCGCGGTAAACTTTTGGGAAAGGTTTAGGCCGGTGGTTTTGTGACTCTTATTAATTTTCCTTGGAGGTTTTCTTCCCCAGCAATTGCTTCATTAATTCGAGTGGCCAATCTTTCCCAATTTTTATCATCTGTGCAAACAATAATGCCGCCGTGATCGGGTTGTTGCCGGTGTAAAAGTACAAAATCCCGTTTATTGAGCGTTAAAACTGCCCTATTGCTATTAGTAGCAAATTGCAAAACTTCCGCATCAGTAATTCCCTGGTTGGCATTTCCTGCTTCTTGAACTGTTAAAACATCGTGACCAAAAGCGCGGAGAAATCGCACAACGGGAAAGGGAAATTGTTCATCAGCATAGAAAAAAGCCACTTTTTAAGCTTCCTCATTTTCTCTGATTGCCGTTTCTATTTCTTCAGAAAATGCCTCGGCATAAGCCCAAGCATTAACTAAATCAGCAGCCGAAATTGTTGGATAGCTTTCGAGTAAATCATTATCACTATACCCTATACGCCGAGCATTTACTAATCCCCAAACAGGAATCCGAGTGCCAGCAATACAGGCATCTCCCCCGCACACATTAGGAGTTTTTTCGATACCTTGCCAGGGGTTATTTAAGCTTTTGCTTAATATTTGGATGGCTTGCTCTTTTTCTGCCGGGGATAAGGCCAGAAGTTTGTGTTTTAATTCTTTGAGGGACATAATTTTTAGGTGTTTTTAAATATTGGACGATAGTTAGATTATAGCTGCTTTTTTAGGGGCCGATATTTGCCGCCGCCATTTGTCGCCGCCATTTGTCGCCGGTTAAAACCGGCGTCTACATGAAAAAAACCCCTTCGGGGTTAAAATTTGGGGTTAAAATAAATCATCTCATTTAGTCCGTTAGGACTTCTTTCGTGTAGACACCGGTTTTAACCGGTGGCGAATGCAGGTTTTAACCTGCACCCAACACCAAAAAACACCGGCCCCCAAAACCCCTATTAACTACAAACCTTCAACCTTGCAGCCGGCACAAAGCCATTAATAGGTGCAGAAATTGCCACCCAACCATCACTTGTACTCGTATTCCCAAGCGACACCCTTTGATTATTTACTAAACGCCCCATCAAAGCACTATTATCATTCGGAGCTTGCCGCACCAAAACCGCATCCGAAGCCGACACAGCCCGGCAATTAGTATCAACCGGCTTCGGAGTATTTCCAGAAATAGGTTGCTCACAAGTCGTCAAATATTGGCTAAAGACCACCCCATTAATAGGAGAAGTAATTTTCACCCAACCATTAGCAACCGTGCCATCAATTGTAACCACAGTTCCCTCTGGAATATTATCAAGAATTGTGCCGTTAGGAGTAGCGCGAATATTCAAATTACTGCCAACCTTTACCCGCCGGCAAGTTGCTTGCGCCACTAAATTTTGCGTTTCAGATTTTTGGGAAACGGTGCCAGAGTATGCCGGTGAACTCATTCCCAAAAACACCAACAAGCCGGCAGTAACAGATTGTTGCCAAAGATTAAGTTTCATAAACCTTAACTCACACCAAAAACAACTTCATTCTTATTTTAGAGGCCGGTGGGCAA includes the following:
- a CDS encoding glycosyltransferase family 39 protein — encoded protein: MRKLFTDWQKLSANYRYFFVLILVLGIFFRFVHLEGKVYWIDESFTSLRISGYTETQLVEEVSQKGIIGIKTLQKYQKINPDKTVLDTIRGVATEEPQLTPLYFIIARFWAQVFGSSIVTIRSLSAVISLLIFPALYWLCQELFLAPFVSWIAIALMAVSPFHVLYSQEARPYSLWTVTIIFSCAAFLHAIKRQTVLIFFYYFMSLLVGFYTHLFFIFVVVIHAIYAAIQEHFKWTKTFSRFTVVWCAGFLALVPWFLPIILHWEQVQNKTNWQTQIMPGYYNALFKLWLVNFNLPFLDFNFASSRDFRFNFMGIAILLGGFYFICYSIYFTYRHSSPRIWQFILLLSILTFILLAIPDLLLGGMRSTVSRYLIPCYVGLQLAMAYFLANKIVFSYKKALWNFALGSMLSVGIISCAISSQSPVWWFKYNSNHNYNIAKIINQTKAPLLISEKDLNLINFQNLGNLLSLSYLLDEKVKLSLIIEPKMPLIYHNFSDVFLYNPSEELLASLPNQNRKIQLVFISKIDEISLFKIKEGASPNAPRN
- the pruA gene encoding L-glutamate gamma-semialdehyde dehydrogenase, translated to MVAQLSNNTYESKTQEIAKQLLAASKEKRSFFTQLQDQMRWDDKLLGWTMSNPGLRVQLFRFIDCLPALRSKAEIANHLQEYLTTEQVELPSALKSLIGFSGGDSIPGQVAATTVSTAVETLAHKYIAGENIKEVIKTVERLRKEKMAFTIDLLGEAVITEEEAKSYLDRYLELMTQLTEASKKWGNVSQIDEADGEQIKRVQVSVKLTAFYSQFDPLDATGSEKRVSERVRTLLRHAKEVGAAVHFDMEQYVYKDITFAILKNILMEEEFRNRSDIGVTVQAYLRDSEKDLLGLIEWAKKRGTPVTVRLVKGAYWDQETIKSAQKDWPQPVFNEKAATDENFEKLTQLLLENHQYLYAGIAGHNVRSQAKAIAIAETLKIPRRRFEMQVLYGMGDKLAKALVDRGYRVRVYCPYGDLLPGMAYLIRRLLENTANSSFLRQSLEDRPIEELISAPSPENAAETYHTSRHFPNSADSDYAKESLRKEAEVSLKIVRQQLGKTYLPFINGSYQETAQKVNSVNPSNPSEVIGTIGLMSVEQAQTAIQAAKDAFPQWRRTPVRQRAGVLRKAAELMTERRQEFCAWMVLEVGKPVRECDAEVSEAIDFCRYYADEMERLDQGHNYDVAGENNRYTYQPRGISLIISPWNFPLAIPVGMTVASLVTGNCTMLKPAEVSSVIAAKFAEILIEAGIPKGVFQFVPGKGSSVGSYMVKHPDVHMITFTGSQEVGCQIYADAAILQPGQKHLKRVIAEMGGKNAIIVDESADLDQAVAGVVYSAFGYSGQKCSACSRVIVLEPVYNAFVHRLVEATNSLNVGAAESPSTQVGPVIDANAQKRIQEYIEKGKQEAELALEMPTPANGYFVGPVIFKDVSGTSTIAQEEIFGPVLSVMKAHNFDEAIALANGTNFALTGGIYSRTPSHIEKAKSEFEVGNLYVNRGITGAIVSRQPFGGFKLSGVGSKAGGPDYLLQFLEPRHVSENIQRQGFAPIDGVD
- a CDS encoding DUF5615 family PIN-like protein; translation: MAFFYADEQFPFPVVRFLRAFGHDVLTVQEAGNANQGITDAEVLQFATNSNRAVLTLNKRDFVLLHRQQPDHGGIIVCTDDKNWERLATRINEAIAGEENLQGKLIRVTKPPA
- a CDS encoding DUF433 domain-containing protein, giving the protein MSLKELKHKLLALSPAEKEQAIQILSKSLNNPWQGIEKTPNVCGGDACIAGTRIPVWGLVNARRIGYSDNDLLESYPTISAADLVNAWAYAEAFSEEIETAIRENEEA
- a CDS encoding SH3 domain-containing protein — encoded protein: MKLNLWQQSVTAGLLVFLGMSSPAYSGTVSQKSETQNLVAQATCRRVKVGSNLNIRATPNGTILDNIPEGTVVTIDGTVANGWVKITSPINGVVFSQYLTTCEQPISGNTPKPVDTNCRAVSASDAVLVRQAPNDNSALMGRLVNNQRVSLGNTSTSDGWVAISAPINGFVPAARLKVCS